One window of the Actinomyces procaprae genome contains the following:
- a CDS encoding C40 family peptidase yields the protein MSTTHRPRRSSAPMRASLTAAVLALAVTFTPAVADEVTQDDIDRAKSAEQTTAASIASLEASLAQLSVNTAAAEIEAAAANEDYLTAVDELDAATTEAETAQANADAAAEETDEARTDLGAVVAETYEQGSAGTLDVLAPYLSGESLGDATDVSVALVRAGEDTDSQLQSVEALQAVADTMQSIADSKVEAKQTAADAAATAKANADAAATAAQAAQASAETERASLIAQLAEQRNTTVELETAYQEQLEAERKAREEAAAKEAAEQAAREQAAQAEAARQAEERNSQSSSGQSSEESTSSGGQSSSGSSSSGSSGSSSSGSSSGGSSSGGSSSGGSSSGGSSGSSSGSSSQTPRQTATNTSTASSGGAASTAIATAYTYIGVPYVWAGESYAGVDCSGLTMMSYRAAGVYLTHSSRAQYGQGTMIPLSSAQPGDLVFWSSNGTQSGIYHVAMYLGNGQMIEAPTFGYTVRVTSMRYSGVMPYAVRP from the coding sequence GTGAGCACGACCCATCGCCCGCGCCGCTCAAGCGCCCCCATGCGCGCGAGCCTGACCGCCGCGGTACTCGCACTCGCCGTGACGTTCACCCCGGCAGTTGCCGATGAGGTGACCCAGGACGATATTGACCGCGCCAAGTCCGCCGAGCAGACGACGGCGGCCTCCATCGCCTCGCTCGAGGCCTCCCTGGCCCAGCTGAGCGTCAACACCGCCGCGGCCGAGATCGAGGCGGCCGCGGCGAACGAGGACTACCTGACCGCGGTGGATGAGCTCGACGCCGCCACCACCGAGGCCGAGACCGCCCAGGCCAACGCCGACGCCGCCGCCGAGGAGACGGATGAGGCGCGCACCGACCTGGGCGCCGTCGTCGCCGAGACCTACGAGCAGGGCAGCGCCGGCACGCTGGACGTCCTGGCCCCCTACCTGTCCGGTGAGTCCCTCGGCGATGCCACCGACGTCAGTGTTGCGCTGGTGCGCGCGGGCGAGGACACTGACTCGCAGCTGCAGAGCGTCGAGGCCCTGCAGGCGGTCGCGGACACGATGCAGTCCATTGCCGACTCCAAGGTGGAGGCCAAGCAGACGGCCGCCGACGCCGCCGCCACCGCCAAGGCCAATGCCGATGCCGCCGCCACCGCTGCGCAGGCGGCGCAGGCCTCGGCCGAGACCGAACGGGCAAGCCTCATCGCCCAGCTCGCAGAGCAGCGCAACACCACCGTTGAGCTCGAGACCGCCTACCAGGAGCAGCTGGAGGCGGAGCGCAAGGCCCGGGAGGAGGCCGCCGCCAAGGAGGCGGCCGAGCAGGCGGCTCGTGAGCAGGCCGCCCAGGCCGAGGCGGCGCGTCAGGCTGAGGAGCGCAATTCGCAGTCCTCCTCCGGGCAGTCCTCCGAGGAGTCCACGAGCTCGGGCGGGCAGTCCTCATCCGGCTCCTCATCGAGCGGCTCGTCCGGCTCCTCGTCCTCTGGAAGCTCCTCCGGCGGCTCGTCGTCGGGCGGCTCGTCCTCCGGTGGCTCGTCGTCAGGCGGCTCGTCCGGCTCGTCCTCCGGTTCCTCTTCCCAGACTCCGCGGCAAACCGCGACGAACACCAGCACAGCGAGCTCCGGCGGCGCGGCGAGCACCGCCATTGCGACGGCCTACACCTACATCGGCGTGCCCTACGTGTGGGCGGGCGAGTCCTACGCGGGAGTCGACTGCTCGGGGCTGACGATGATGTCCTACCGGGCGGCGGGCGTGTACCTGACGCACTCCTCCCGCGCGCAGTACGGCCAGGGCACGATGATCCCCCTGTCCAGCGCCCAGCCGGGCGACCTGGTCTTCTGGTCCTCCAACGGCACCCAGTCCGGGATCTACCACGTGGCCATGTACCTGGGCAACGGTCAGATGATCGAAGCGCCGACCTTCGGCTACACGGTGCGCGTGACCTCGATGCGCTACTCCGGGGTCATGCCCTACGCCGTGCGCCCCTGA
- the metX gene encoding homoserine O-acetyltransferase MetX, whose translation MTAPISQVPGVGTATLKLVDRSAGSPTGAWRPGDDPGRRHFLEIGDLPLDSGEILPETHLAFETWGQLSPARDNAVLVLHALTGDSHVTGEAGPGHPTAGWWDTLVGPGRAIDTDRYYVVAANILGGCQGSTGPSSTAPDGRPWGSRFPWLTTRDAVRAESRLADALGIDTFHLVIGASLGGHRALEWGVMHPERVRNLALVATGASTTADQLAWCHLQELAIVGDPYFFDGDYYNHRVGPVRGLGLARAIAHTTYRSAGELDTRFGRAHQGQEDPAVGGRYQIESYLDHHSGKLLARFDANTYLIVNHSMMVHDVGAGRGGIEAALGTVTARTLVVDVDSDRLFLPAQAEELAAGIPDTRRTTIHSLHGHDGFLIEADQMDAALRGFLTEDEPGR comes from the coding sequence ATGACCGCGCCCATTTCACAGGTGCCGGGGGTCGGTACAGCAACCCTCAAGCTCGTCGACCGCTCGGCGGGCTCCCCCACGGGCGCCTGGCGCCCGGGCGATGACCCGGGCCGCCGACACTTCCTGGAGATCGGCGACCTCCCCCTGGACTCCGGCGAGATCCTGCCCGAGACGCACCTGGCCTTCGAGACCTGGGGACAGCTGAGCCCCGCACGCGACAACGCCGTCCTGGTGCTGCACGCCCTGACCGGCGACTCCCACGTCACCGGCGAGGCCGGCCCCGGCCACCCGACCGCCGGCTGGTGGGACACGCTCGTCGGCCCCGGCCGCGCCATCGACACCGACCGCTACTACGTGGTGGCGGCGAACATCCTGGGCGGCTGCCAGGGCTCCACCGGCCCCTCCTCCACCGCCCCGGACGGGCGCCCCTGGGGCTCCCGCTTCCCGTGGCTGACCACGCGCGACGCCGTGCGCGCCGAGTCGCGCCTGGCCGACGCCCTCGGCATCGACACCTTCCACCTGGTGATCGGCGCCTCCCTCGGCGGACACCGCGCCCTGGAGTGGGGCGTGATGCACCCCGAGCGCGTACGCAACCTGGCACTGGTTGCCACCGGCGCCTCCACCACCGCCGACCAGCTCGCCTGGTGCCACCTGCAGGAGCTCGCCATCGTGGGCGACCCCTACTTCTTCGACGGCGACTACTACAACCACCGTGTCGGCCCCGTGCGCGGGCTGGGCCTGGCCCGCGCCATCGCCCACACCACCTACCGCTCCGCCGGGGAACTGGACACGCGCTTCGGCCGCGCCCACCAGGGCCAGGAGGACCCCGCCGTCGGCGGCCGCTACCAGATCGAGTCCTACCTGGACCACCACTCCGGCAAGCTGCTGGCCCGCTTCGACGCCAACACCTACCTGATCGTCAACCACTCGATGATGGTTCACGACGTCGGCGCCGGACGCGGCGGCATCGAGGCGGCCCTGGGGACGGTGACCGCCCGCACCCTGGTGGTCGACGTCGACTCCGACCGCCTCTTCCTGCCCGCACAGGCCGAGGAGCTCGCCGCCGGCATCCCGGACACCCGCCGCACCACCATCCACTCCCTGCACGGGCACGACGGCTTCCTCATTGAGGCCGACCAGATGGACGCCGCCCTGCGCGGCTTCCTGACCGAGGACGAGCCCGGCCGATGA
- a CDS encoding O-acetylhomoserine aminocarboxypropyltransferase/cysteine synthase family protein — protein sequence MAEAPSSTPEHVPSPADPTGWRFETMQVQAGHTPDSDTGARAIPIYQSTSFVFPNAQEAAERFELKSLGPIYTRLDNPTNQIVARRIAALEGGIGAHLVASGMAAQALTFFTLGGQGSNIVASPSLYGGTVNQLNHTLPKLGIETRFVSDPGDPEAWAALADERTICFFGESIPNPKGDILDIEAIAQAAHALGIPLVVDNTVASPYLIRPFEWGADIVVHAATKFLGGHGSTVMGVIVDSGNFDFSLQPERFPAFNTPDPSYNGLVYARDLGVGSPLGNMAFILRAHTAGQRDLGFAASPADSFLIAQGVETLSLRMERHVDNALAVAKWLEGRPEVSEVRYSGLESSPYYELHRKYCPRGAGSVFAFDLVGGREAGAAFIDALSLFSNLANIGDVRSLCVHPATTTHSQLSDEELARAGISAGTVRLSIGIEHVDDIIADLERGLAAVAAL from the coding sequence ATGGCTGAAGCACCGTCCAGCACTCCGGAGCACGTCCCCTCCCCCGCAGACCCGACCGGCTGGCGCTTCGAGACCATGCAGGTCCAGGCCGGCCACACCCCCGACTCCGACACCGGCGCTCGGGCCATCCCGATCTACCAGTCGACCTCATTCGTCTTCCCCAACGCCCAGGAGGCCGCCGAGCGCTTCGAGCTGAAGTCCCTCGGCCCCATCTACACGCGCCTGGACAACCCCACCAACCAGATCGTCGCGCGCCGCATCGCCGCACTGGAAGGCGGCATCGGCGCCCACCTGGTCGCCTCCGGAATGGCCGCGCAGGCACTGACCTTCTTCACGCTGGGCGGGCAGGGCAGCAACATCGTCGCCTCCCCCTCCCTGTACGGGGGCACCGTCAACCAGCTGAACCACACCCTGCCCAAGCTCGGCATCGAGACGCGCTTCGTGAGCGACCCCGGTGATCCGGAGGCCTGGGCGGCTCTGGCCGATGAGCGCACCATCTGCTTCTTCGGCGAGTCCATCCCCAACCCCAAGGGCGACATCCTCGACATCGAGGCGATCGCGCAGGCCGCGCACGCGCTCGGCATCCCGCTGGTGGTGGACAACACCGTCGCCTCCCCCTACCTGATCCGCCCCTTCGAGTGGGGTGCGGACATCGTCGTTCACGCGGCCACGAAGTTCCTCGGCGGGCACGGCTCCACCGTCATGGGCGTGATCGTCGACTCCGGGAACTTCGACTTCTCCCTCCAGCCCGAGCGCTTCCCCGCCTTCAACACGCCCGACCCCTCCTACAACGGCCTGGTCTACGCCCGCGACCTCGGCGTGGGCAGCCCCCTGGGCAACATGGCCTTCATCCTGCGGGCCCACACCGCCGGCCAGCGGGACCTCGGCTTCGCCGCGAGCCCGGCGGACTCCTTCCTGATCGCCCAGGGCGTGGAGACCCTCTCCCTACGCATGGAGCGGCACGTGGACAACGCGCTGGCAGTCGCGAAGTGGCTCGAGGGCCGGCCGGAGGTGTCCGAGGTCCGCTACTCGGGCCTCGAGTCCAGCCCCTACTACGAGCTGCACCGCAAGTACTGCCCGCGCGGGGCGGGCAGCGTCTTCGCCTTCGACCTGGTCGGCGGGCGTGAGGCGGGGGCCGCCTTCATCGACGCGCTGTCCCTGTTCTCCAACCTGGCCAACATCGGCGACGTCCGCTCGCTGTGCGTCCACCCGGCCACGACCACGCACTCCCAGCTCTCCGACGAGGAGCTCGCCCGCGCCGGCATCAGCGCCGGCACCGTACGCCTGAGCATCGGCATTGAGCACGTCGATGACATCATCGCCGACCTGGAGCGGGGCCTGGCCGCCGTCGCCGCGCTCTAA
- a CDS encoding alpha/beta hydrolase, whose protein sequence is MGDDVVQLLRQVRLLHPWMGAACLAVVVVVAALVWLTRTRHLPWRRQLAAPLAGAGVGAACWVAVDCVWRPFADGVGTTVWLWVALTAGVVVQVLLGGDAAADRARVHERKRRLVRAAGSGGSITATVAAACLAVNAFFAAYPSAAAVLGMGVATTPLDSLPAAAALPRPPERGPGALEDSWRPPADMPQDGAVVTAAIPAGDQSGTSGFTPREAYIYLPPAYLTAQRPALPVLVLLTGQPGSPSDWFELGGLKDSLDAYAAAHAGLAPVVVVADMLGSPYRNPLCADTVRGGRVATYLEQDVPAWIRSHLQVDGAAARWAIGGLSNGGTCALQAVTRSPQVYPTFLALSAEEHPTLGSERRTIEVGFGGDRAAYAANDPLSLLAAAPSGRYAGVAGVLSVGTGDERYAQVVPTVADAAMRAGMTVTEREYPGGHTWAVWSVALRDQLDWLGRRLALTA, encoded by the coding sequence ATGGGTGACGACGTCGTCCAGCTGCTGCGGCAGGTGCGTCTGCTGCACCCGTGGATGGGGGCGGCGTGCCTGGCGGTCGTCGTGGTGGTGGCGGCGCTGGTGTGGCTGACCCGCACCCGGCACCTGCCCTGGCGGCGGCAGCTGGCCGCGCCGCTGGCCGGGGCCGGGGTCGGGGCGGCCTGCTGGGTGGCGGTCGACTGCGTGTGGCGGCCCTTCGCCGACGGCGTGGGCACGACCGTGTGGCTGTGGGTGGCGCTGACGGCGGGCGTCGTCGTCCAGGTGCTCCTCGGTGGGGACGCCGCCGCCGACCGGGCGCGCGTGCACGAGCGCAAGCGGCGGCTGGTGCGGGCGGCCGGGTCGGGCGGGAGCATCACCGCGACGGTGGCGGCGGCGTGCCTGGCCGTGAACGCGTTCTTCGCGGCCTACCCGTCGGCCGCCGCAGTGCTCGGCATGGGGGTGGCGACGACGCCGCTGGACTCCCTGCCGGCCGCGGCCGCACTGCCCCGGCCTCCTGAGCGGGGCCCGGGAGCACTGGAGGACTCCTGGCGGCCTCCCGCAGACATGCCGCAGGACGGCGCGGTCGTGACCGCCGCGATCCCGGCCGGGGACCAGTCGGGCACCAGCGGCTTCACCCCGCGCGAGGCCTACATCTACCTGCCTCCCGCCTACCTGACGGCGCAGCGCCCGGCGCTGCCGGTGCTGGTGCTGCTCACCGGCCAGCCGGGCAGCCCCTCAGACTGGTTCGAGCTGGGCGGCTTGAAGGACTCGCTGGACGCCTACGCCGCCGCGCACGCCGGCTTGGCGCCGGTGGTCGTGGTCGCGGACATGCTGGGCAGTCCCTACCGCAACCCGCTGTGCGCGGACACGGTGCGCGGCGGGAGGGTCGCCACCTACCTGGAGCAGGATGTGCCGGCGTGGATCCGCAGCCACCTGCAGGTGGACGGCGCCGCTGCGCGCTGGGCGATAGGCGGATTGTCCAATGGCGGCACCTGCGCCCTGCAGGCGGTGACCCGCTCGCCGCAGGTGTACCCGACCTTCCTGGCGCTGAGCGCCGAGGAGCACCCCACGTTGGGCTCGGAGCGGCGCACCATTGAGGTCGGCTTCGGCGGGGACCGCGCCGCCTATGCGGCCAATGACCCGCTCTCCCTGCTGGCGGCGGCGCCGTCGGGCCGCTATGCGGGCGTGGCCGGGGTGCTTTCGGTGGGCACGGGGGATGAGCGCTACGCGCAGGTTGTGCCCACCGTCGCGGACGCCGCCATGCGCGCGGGCATGACCGTGACTGAGCGGGAGTACCCCGGCGGGCACACCTGGGCGGTGTGGTCGGTGGCGCTGCGCGACCAGCTGGACTGGCTGGGGCGGCGCCTCGCGCTCACGGCCTGA
- a CDS encoding alpha/beta hydrolase gives MSNPAHPAPAVPVAPVDAWGPDVLGPGFRARTLRLLPDAEDDDAVATLVHHVPALDPAALPGTPTAPRFTMLYLHGWNDYFFQADFAREISRIGGAFYALDLRRYGRSLREGQMLGWVTSLTDYDEEIGLALAAMRAAEGWDTPTVLCGHSTGGLTAALWADRHPGAISALVLNSAWLEIQGAEPVRLAGEPVVRTLARRDPRRVIPIPAFPPESLYSLADGWVAERDGELPDPAWADDPYVTGWRVDHRWRMVPTAPIRPGWLLAILAGQARVAAGLDVRCPVLSMGSARSHLSVTWTPEARRTDTVVDADATARRAIGLGNLVTVARFDGGVHDLLLSAPPVREQVYSALRRWLRGYVLT, from the coding sequence ATGAGCAACCCCGCCCACCCGGCCCCCGCAGTCCCCGTGGCACCCGTTGACGCCTGGGGTCCGGACGTGCTCGGTCCCGGCTTCCGCGCCCGCACCCTGCGGCTGCTGCCGGACGCCGAGGACGACGACGCCGTCGCCACCCTGGTCCACCACGTGCCGGCCCTGGACCCGGCGGCCCTACCCGGCACGCCGACGGCGCCGCGCTTCACCATGCTCTACCTGCACGGCTGGAACGACTACTTCTTCCAGGCGGACTTCGCCCGTGAGATCTCCCGGATCGGCGGCGCCTTCTACGCCTTGGACCTGCGCCGTTACGGCCGCTCCCTGCGTGAGGGGCAGATGCTCGGCTGGGTCACCTCGCTGACCGACTACGACGAGGAGATCGGCCTGGCCCTGGCGGCCATGCGCGCCGCCGAGGGCTGGGACACCCCCACGGTGCTGTGTGGTCATTCCACCGGCGGCCTGACCGCCGCGCTTTGGGCGGACCGCCACCCGGGCGCCATCTCCGCGCTGGTGCTGAACTCCGCCTGGTTGGAGATCCAGGGCGCCGAGCCGGTGCGGCTCGCGGGTGAGCCGGTGGTGCGTACGCTGGCTCGTCGCGACCCGCGCCGGGTGATCCCCATCCCCGCCTTCCCGCCGGAGTCCTTGTACTCGCTCGCCGACGGGTGGGTCGCCGAGCGCGACGGCGAACTGCCCGACCCGGCCTGGGCGGATGACCCCTACGTCACCGGCTGGCGCGTCGACCATCGCTGGCGGATGGTCCCGACGGCGCCGATCCGGCCCGGCTGGCTGCTGGCGATCCTGGCCGGGCAGGCGCGGGTGGCAGCGGGCCTGGATGTGCGCTGCCCGGTGCTGTCGATGGGCTCCGCGCGCAGCCATTTGAGCGTCACCTGGACCCCGGAGGCGCGCCGCACCGACACGGTGGTCGACGCCGATGCCACGGCCCGCCGGGCGATCGGCCTGGGCAACCTGGTTACGGTGGCCCGCTTCGACGGCGGCGTGCACGACCTGCTGCTGTCCGCCCCGCCCGTGCGTGAGCAGGTCTACTCCGCGCTGAGGCGTTGGCTGCGCGGCTACGTGCTGACCTGA